In Pseudomonadota bacterium, the following proteins share a genomic window:
- a CDS encoding transposase — EGINNKIKRLKRMAYGYKDVAYFLLKIHQHCGLLNPRLST; from the coding sequence GAGGGCATCAACAACAAGATTAAACGATTGAAGAGGATGGCCTACGGCTACAAAGACGTTGCCTATTTCCTCCTCAAAATCCACCAACACTGCGGACTGCTTAATCCACGGCTTTCAACTTAA
- a CDS encoding DUF2442 domain-containing protein codes for MGILALAADERVKGVHFTEDTLSVDLMDGRTITVPLAWYPSLQHATPDQLAHWESCGGGYGIHWPDIDEHLSTEGLLRGAPAPRSQFVQESRPQG; via the coding sequence ATGGGTATTTTGGCACTGGCAGCAGATGAGAGGGTGAAAGGAGTTCATTTCACCGAGGACACCTTGAGCGTCGATCTGATGGATGGCCGAACAATTACGGTGCCACTTGCGTGGTATCCGTCATTACAACATGCAACGCCGGATCAACTGGCACACTGGGAGTCATGCGGCGGAGGCTACGGCATCCACTGGCCGGATATCGACGAACATCTCAGCACCGAAGGATTGCTTCGGGGCGCACCGGCGCCGAGGTCGCAGTTTGTCCAGGAATCCAGACCGCAAGGATAA
- a CDS encoding DUF4160 domain-containing protein produces MPTILRIGPYKFYFYSHEPNEPPHVHVDCDDLSAKFWLTTVQLARNVGFSPRELNKLEALVQENQKILMEKWYGYFGTGSR; encoded by the coding sequence ATGCCTACGATATTGAGGATCGGACCCTATAAATTTTACTTTTACAGCCATGAACCAAACGAGCCGCCCCACGTTCATGTTGACTGTGACGATCTGTCGGCAAAATTTTGGCTGACGACAGTGCAACTTGCCAGGAATGTCGGCTTTAGTCCCCGTGAGTTGAATAAGCTGGAAGCCCTCGTGCAGGAGAATCAGAAAATATTGATGGAGAAATGGTATGGGTATTTTGGCACTGGCAGCAGATGA
- a CDS encoding helix-turn-helix domain-containing protein: MKVCEKTKKLRKSKKLTQGELAEKAGISGNHLSRLERGVFQRSIDVVKRLAQVLDVNVYGLLSGEDEASPAVSIKNKELTERVRMIDQLKPDDQQAIMRVIDSMLTRHKMQKLLTGSIVEA; encoded by the coding sequence ATGAAAGTATGCGAAAAAACAAAGAAATTACGGAAGAGCAAAAAACTGACGCAGGGTGAGTTAGCGGAAAAAGCGGGAATCAGCGGGAATCATCTCAGTCGCCTTGAAAGGGGGGTGTTTCAGCGCTCCATCGATGTAGTAAAGCGTCTTGCTCAGGTCCTGGACGTCAATGTTTACGGACTTCTTTCCGGAGAAGACGAAGCTTCACCGGCGGTGAGCATAAAAAACAAAGAATTGACTGAACGCGTCCGGATGATCGACCAACTGAAGCCGGATGATCAACAAGCTATCATGCGAGTGATCGACTCCATGCTCACGAGGCACAAAATGCAGAAACTGCTTACCGGTTCCATAGTGGAGGCATAG
- a CDS encoding CbbQ/NirQ/NorQ/GpvN family protein, which produces MKIVEQRLAEHIIRDEPFYLPQDDELAIAEAAYQHTIPLLLKGPTGCGKTRFMQHLAWKLKRPLITVSCHDDLSTGDLVGRFLIKGGEAVWVDGPLTMAVRHGAICYLDEVVEARKDTIVVIHPLADDRRELPIEKRGELLSAPPEFMLAISYNPGYQSVLKDLKQSTRQRFVSIEFEYPDAELETAIVCHESGLDHETGSALVRLAAMTRHLKNEGLQEGASTRLLIHAGKLVVSGMDKRRACRAAITETLTDEPELLAAISEMVSSLF; this is translated from the coding sequence ATGAAGATTGTCGAACAGCGCCTTGCCGAACATATTATCCGAGATGAGCCTTTTTACCTGCCCCAGGACGATGAACTTGCCATTGCCGAGGCGGCCTATCAACACACGATTCCCCTGCTGCTGAAAGGGCCGACCGGTTGCGGCAAGACCCGCTTCATGCAGCATCTTGCCTGGAAGCTGAAACGCCCGTTGATCACGGTTTCCTGCCATGATGATCTTTCCACCGGGGACCTGGTCGGGCGGTTTCTGATCAAGGGCGGCGAGGCGGTCTGGGTTGACGGCCCCCTGACCATGGCCGTTCGCCACGGGGCGATCTGCTATCTCGATGAGGTGGTTGAAGCACGAAAAGACACCATCGTGGTGATTCATCCCCTCGCCGATGACCGGCGGGAACTGCCGATCGAAAAACGCGGTGAACTCCTGAGTGCCCCTCCCGAGTTCATGCTGGCGATCTCTTACAATCCCGGTTACCAGAGCGTGTTGAAGGATTTGAAGCAGTCAACCCGGCAGCGCTTCGTCTCCATCGAATTTGAGTATCCGGATGCGGAACTGGAGACGGCTATCGTCTGCCATGAGTCCGGACTTGATCATGAAACCGGTTCCGCCCTGGTCCGGTTGGCCGCCATGACCAGGCATCTCAAAAATGAAGGGCTGCAGGAAGGGGCGAGCACCCGGCTTTTGATTCACGCCGGCAAGCTGGTTGTTTCCGGGATGGACAAACGGCGGGCCTGCCGGGCCGCCATCACCGAGACCCTGACCGACGAGCCGGAGTTGCTTGCGGCAATCAGCGAAATGGTCAGTTCGCTTTTCTAA
- a CDS encoding VWA domain-containing protein, protein MNAAILKERFLDLLPPPLPSDWEVEENLEPLLELPESRQERILQQIQAIWPVSNSLCYSYLNCADRVMGCLADEQVGVWVAELLDTYEKNGLKEAQSFMVDVEKNFLCRLRGETGVSLETVLPRLLPYAAGIARRRIALEEGSALYTDTARIFLPGKLSAFSREADNFLLYKLMVTTQLCLIRARTFEMVITPESPWLKTLQQKYNAPYSLKPITADDFWKIFPEPPLAEDLFTLAEGWRVLTLISEDYPGLWRDTAELRAELAKSRFPEVALSGKSLLVEILAHSLLIGRTDRTNNTSDTDLFRLILSRFLNPSESAEDSAKKTAAIYALLDDLREPYEPVAPLPFLGRLRPAAARQVRLQERDETRQKFIEALAAILPDSKPMPEEEPEPTSESGESPARFNSDNAVALLISPADQEERDYSGPAENPEDISSQLLIIGGPDLEIPEALQELAAEISRDLGKIPDDYISAAQGLAGRGEAPPTTAATPGGESLPGAITYDEWDYRRAGFRKSWCHLNEKRVHPVKGTFVQKTLDKYRGLLIRLRRQFEMLRSAERLVRRQREGDEIDLDAVVESISDTRAGRPESEKLFIRLKRDDRDIAGMFLIDMSSSTEGWVGEALKEALILMGESLEVLGDRYAIAGFSGMRRTRSDFYHIKDFSESYSEEIKGRIAAIAPQEYTRMGPPVRHAIRMLQGVDARVRLLIVLSDGKPEDYDDYKGEYAIEDTRHALIEAKAAGIHPFCITIDQQAHDYNAHMYGEVNYIFLDKVSDLPIRMPVIYRNLTS, encoded by the coding sequence ATGAACGCTGCGATTCTTAAAGAGCGATTTCTCGATCTCCTGCCGCCGCCGCTGCCCAGCGACTGGGAGGTCGAGGAGAATCTGGAGCCGCTGCTCGAACTCCCTGAATCCAGGCAGGAGAGAATTCTCCAGCAGATTCAGGCGATCTGGCCGGTGAGCAATTCCCTCTGCTACTCCTATCTGAACTGTGCCGACCGCGTCATGGGGTGCCTTGCTGACGAACAGGTCGGCGTCTGGGTGGCGGAGCTTCTGGACACTTACGAAAAAAACGGCCTGAAAGAGGCGCAATCCTTCATGGTCGATGTCGAGAAAAATTTTCTCTGCCGGCTCCGTGGTGAAACCGGGGTCTCCCTGGAAACGGTTCTCCCCCGGCTGTTGCCATATGCTGCCGGGATCGCCCGGCGCCGGATTGCCCTTGAAGAAGGAAGTGCGCTTTACACCGATACCGCAAGGATCTTTCTTCCCGGAAAACTATCTGCTTTTTCGCGCGAGGCAGACAATTTCCTGCTCTACAAACTGATGGTCACCACCCAGTTATGCCTGATCAGGGCCCGCACTTTCGAGATGGTCATCACTCCGGAATCTCCATGGCTGAAAACCCTGCAGCAAAAGTACAACGCCCCCTACAGCCTTAAGCCGATAACGGCCGATGATTTCTGGAAGATTTTCCCCGAACCACCTCTCGCGGAAGATCTGTTTACCCTGGCCGAAGGCTGGCGAGTCTTGACCCTGATTTCTGAAGACTATCCGGGCCTCTGGCGGGATACTGCTGAACTGCGCGCAGAACTCGCGAAAAGCCGCTTTCCGGAGGTCGCTTTATCCGGGAAAAGCCTGCTGGTGGAGATTTTGGCCCACTCTCTCCTGATCGGCCGTACCGACCGGACGAACAACACTTCCGACACTGATCTGTTCCGGCTGATCCTGTCCCGATTCCTCAACCCCTCCGAATCTGCCGAAGATTCCGCCAAAAAGACGGCCGCGATCTACGCCCTGCTTGACGATTTAAGGGAACCGTATGAACCGGTAGCCCCCCTGCCCTTTCTTGGCAGACTGCGGCCGGCTGCCGCCCGGCAGGTCCGCTTGCAGGAAAGGGACGAAACCCGGCAGAAATTTATTGAAGCGCTAGCCGCGATTCTCCCGGACAGCAAACCTATGCCCGAGGAAGAACCGGAGCCAACAAGTGAGTCCGGAGAATCTCCAGCCCGCTTCAACAGCGATAACGCCGTCGCCCTTCTCATCTCTCCTGCCGATCAGGAAGAAAGAGATTACTCTGGGCCTGCAGAAAACCCTGAAGACATCTCCAGCCAACTTCTGATCATCGGCGGACCCGATCTCGAAATTCCGGAAGCGCTGCAGGAACTGGCAGCAGAGATCAGCCGAGACCTTGGCAAGATCCCTGATGACTACATCTCTGCGGCCCAGGGCCTGGCCGGCAGGGGTGAGGCCCCGCCGACCACTGCCGCGACTCCCGGAGGGGAATCTCTTCCGGGAGCAATCACCTACGACGAGTGGGACTATCGGCGGGCCGGATTCCGAAAGAGCTGGTGCCATCTGAATGAAAAAAGGGTGCATCCGGTCAAGGGGACCTTCGTTCAAAAGACCCTCGACAAATACCGCGGGTTGCTGATCAGGCTGCGAAGGCAGTTTGAGATGCTGCGCTCTGCCGAACGGCTGGTCCGAAGGCAGCGTGAGGGAGATGAGATCGATCTGGATGCGGTTGTCGAATCAATCTCGGATACCCGTGCCGGGCGGCCGGAGTCGGAAAAGCTCTTTATCCGGTTGAAGCGGGATGATCGTGATATCGCGGGGATGTTTCTGATCGACATGTCCTCGTCAACGGAAGGCTGGGTCGGCGAAGCGCTGAAGGAGGCCCTGATCCTGATGGGCGAATCCCTCGAAGTTCTGGGCGACCGGTATGCGATCGCCGGTTTTTCCGGGATGCGTCGCACCCGGTCTGATTTTTACCATATCAAGGACTTTTCCGAATCGTACAGCGAGGAAATCAAGGGCAGGATCGCCGCAATTGCCCCGCAGGAATACACCAGAATGGGCCCGCCGGTGCGGCATGCAATCAGGATGCTCCAGGGAGTTGACGCCAGGGTCCGGTTGCTGATCGTCCTGTCCGACGGCAAACCCGAGGATTACGATGATTACAAGGGAGAATATGCCATCGAGGACACCCGCCATGCCCTGATCGAGGCCAAAGCGGCCGGCATTCACCCCTTCTGCATCACCATCGACCAGCAGGCCCACGACTACAACGCCCACATGTACGGTGAAGTAAATTACATCTTTCTCGACAAGGTCAGCGACCTGCCGATCCGCATGCCGGTTATCTATAGAAACCTGACATCTTGA
- a CDS encoding YchE family NAAT transporter: MVVENWAEYFKFFAAMMAIVNPLGAVPVFINLTSNQNTDARSRTSVVSALSTTIILLIVLITGELILQFFGISIASFRVGGGILILLMAISMLHAKMSHVKQTEEEALDSEDREAVAVVPLATPLLAGPGAISTVILYAQRQSSLTHYLVLAGGIVLLGLITWLVFRLAPFLSNLLGRTGINVVTRLMGLIMAAVGVEFIANGLRQLFPVLAG; encoded by the coding sequence ATGGTTGTTGAAAACTGGGCGGAATATTTCAAGTTCTTCGCTGCGATGATGGCCATCGTCAATCCATTGGGCGCGGTGCCGGTTTTCATTAACCTGACCAGCAATCAGAATACCGATGCCCGAAGCAGGACAAGTGTGGTGTCTGCTTTATCCACCACCATTATTCTGCTCATTGTCCTCATTACCGGCGAGTTGATCCTGCAATTTTTCGGGATTTCGATCGCCTCTTTCCGGGTGGGCGGGGGAATCCTGATCCTGCTGATGGCCATCTCGATGCTCCATGCGAAGATGAGTCATGTCAAGCAGACGGAAGAGGAAGCGCTGGATTCCGAAGATCGGGAGGCGGTGGCGGTGGTCCCTCTGGCGACTCCATTGCTTGCCGGACCGGGTGCGATCAGCACCGTGATCCTCTACGCCCAGAGGCAATCATCCCTCACTCATTACCTCGTTCTTGCCGGCGGAATCGTGCTCCTCGGGTTGATCACCTGGCTGGTCTTCCGCCTGGCGCCATTTCTCTCGAACCTTCTCGGCCGGACCGGAATCAACGTGGTGACCCGGTTGATGGGGCTCATCATGGCGGCGGTCGGGGTCGAGTTTATTGCCAACGGCCTTCGCCAGCTTTTTCCAGTCCTGGCAGGTTGA